The following are encoded in a window of Rubrobacter naiadicus genomic DNA:
- a CDS encoding NAD(P)-dependent alcohol dehydrogenase — MKAMVRHTYGSPDVLELRDIEKPGIPDEGVSVRVHAAGMDRGVWHLMQGLPYPVRLAGYGLRVPRNPVLGMDVAGVVETVGKNVTRFKPGDEVFGTAKGSFAEYACATEDTLAHKPELLTFEQAAVTTISGLTALQGLRDHGRLEQGQKVLVIGASGGVGTFAVQIARAFSAEVTGVCRNTKVDLVRSIGADHVIDYTRVDFADGKQRYDLILDIGGNTSLTRLRHAITPKGTLVIVGGETEGRWLGGTDRQLRALALSPFVGQNLRTFISKENHEDILVLKELIESGKVAPVIDRVYPLSEVPEAIQYLKNGHARGKIAILVSK; from the coding sequence ATGAAAGCCATGGTCCGGCACACCTATGGATCACCGGATGTCCTGGAACTCAGAGACATCGAAAAACCCGGGATCCCGGACGAGGGTGTGTCGGTGCGGGTTCACGCAGCAGGCATGGATCGGGGAGTCTGGCATCTCATGCAGGGCCTGCCGTACCCCGTACGACTCGCAGGCTACGGTCTGCGTGTGCCCAGGAACCCCGTATTGGGCATGGATGTGGCCGGAGTCGTGGAGACGGTCGGTAAGAACGTGACCCGGTTCAAGCCCGGTGACGAGGTATTCGGCACCGCCAAGGGCTCGTTCGCTGAGTACGCATGCGCGACCGAGGACACACTCGCCCACAAACCGGAGCTCCTCACATTCGAGCAGGCGGCGGTGACAACCATCTCCGGCCTGACTGCCCTCCAAGGCCTGCGGGACCATGGACGACTCGAGCAGGGGCAAAAGGTGCTCGTCATCGGCGCGTCGGGCGGTGTAGGCACCTTTGCCGTGCAGATAGCCAGGGCGTTCAGCGCAGAAGTCACCGGTGTATGCCGCAACACCAAGGTGGATCTGGTCCGCTCCATCGGCGCCGATCATGTCATCGACTACACCCGGGTCGATTTCGCCGATGGGAAACAGCGCTACGACCTGATCCTCGACATCGGTGGGAACACATCGCTAACGCGCCTCAGACATGCCATCACCCCCAAGGGCACCCTCGTCATCGTCGGTGGCGAGACGGAGGGACGGTGGCTCGGAGGCACGGATCGCCAGCTCAGAGCGCTCGCCCTGTCTCCGTTCGTAGGCCAGAACCTGCGCACGTTCATCTCTAAAGAGAACCACGAGGACATCCTCGTCCTCAAGGAGCTCATCGAATCCGGGAAGGTCGCGCCAGTCATCGATCGCGTCTACCCGTTGAGCGAGGTCCCCGAGGCCATTCAGTATCTGAAAAACGGACATGCCCGAGGAAAGATCGCGATCCTCGTATCCAAGTGA
- a CDS encoding RtcB family protein: protein MAEQVSEFEWRLDGEEAEIVLYAPDDSAAERVLPAASLEGVESPVYAVHSGEGFGWVLAARFAAPDLFSVPSCGLLLRTGVRSDSLDVPPRDLVPMILRRLSEVVPPPLNASTAGRLCEAGAAFAAEEGLIEEEDLEVFGRSGGDPDTLGRRALVAAGRDWEEPAAVDVRVVGDIFDAERAEGVGIERGEIVLVVSAGSGDLGRLAVEAHRGRILSRVRSGVFDGREDLPAAPADGEETYDLLAAVGAATAFAEGRAALRLWALRRALREDLPELVPVASWSVGGLREEEGHLVHRHHLGAADEGQVFCAGRFVTASLGAMLRSAPPFGVAEREGKWPWEEAGLVQRIADLEPTSP, encoded by the coding sequence ATGGCCGAGCAGGTCTCTGAGTTCGAGTGGCGGCTGGACGGGGAGGAGGCCGAGATCGTCCTCTACGCCCCGGACGATTCGGCGGCCGAGAGGGTGCTCCCCGCCGCATCCCTGGAGGGGGTCGAGAGCCCCGTCTACGCGGTCCACTCGGGGGAGGGTTTCGGCTGGGTCCTCGCCGCGCGCTTCGCCGCGCCGGACCTCTTCTCCGTGCCCTCCTGCGGACTCCTTCTGCGCACCGGCGTGCGCTCCGACAGCCTCGACGTGCCGCCCAGGGATCTCGTGCCCATGATCCTGCGCCGCCTCTCCGAAGTCGTCCCGCCACCGCTGAACGCCTCCACCGCGGGGAGGCTCTGCGAGGCGGGGGCCGCCTTCGCCGCCGAGGAGGGGTTGATCGAGGAGGAGGATCTCGAGGTGTTCGGGCGTTCTGGAGGGGACCCTGACACACTGGGCCGGCGTGCTCTCGTCGCCGCGGGACGGGACTGGGAGGAGCCCGCAGCGGTCGACGTCCGGGTGGTCGGGGACATCTTCGACGCCGAAAGGGCCGAGGGGGTCGGGATCGAGAGAGGGGAGATCGTGCTGGTAGTGAGCGCCGGGAGCGGGGACCTCGGGCGTCTCGCCGTTGAAGCGCATCGCGGGCGGATACTGAGCCGCGTGAGGAGCGGTGTGTTCGACGGACGCGAGGACCTGCCCGCGGCCCCCGCGGACGGGGAGGAAACGTACGACCTGCTCGCGGCCGTCGGAGCCGCCACCGCCTTCGCCGAGGGGCGTGCCGCGCTAAGGCTCTGGGCCCTGCGCAGAGCCCTGCGGGAGGATCTGCCGGAGCTGGTGCCCGTCGCCTCGTGGAGCGTGGGGGGACTGAGAGAGGAAGAGGGCCATCTGGTGCACCGGCATCACCTCGGCGCCGCGGACGAGGGGCAGGTGTTCTGCGCCGGCAGGTTCGTGACCGCTTCTCTCGGAGCGATGTTGCGAAGCGCGCCTCCGTTCGGCGTCGCGGAGCGAGAAGGAAAGTGGCCCTGGGAGGAGGCCGGTCTCGTGCAGAGGATCGCGGACCTCGAGCCTACTTCTCCCTGA
- a CDS encoding LLM class flavin-dependent oxidoreductase, whose protein sequence is MTDYGHEPLFGAFITPAADPAYHAVELAQAAERAGLDLVTFQDHPYQPAFLDTWTLISYAAARTTRIHLSGNVLNLPLRHPVLLARSAASLDLLSGGRIELGLGAGSFWDAIEAMGGPRRKPGQAVEALEEAIGIVRAVWDTSTRGGIYFEGEHYRIKGAKRGPSPAHDIGIWIGAYGPRMLRLTGRAADGWLPSLPYLKGGFSDLEEMNARIDEGAAAAGRDPSEVRRLINLAGRFTSGGGRSPLTGPPRQWAEELARLTLDYGMSGFILMADDAYSMELFGSEVAPAVREMVAAGRKGR, encoded by the coding sequence ATGACGGACTACGGGCACGAACCTCTCTTCGGTGCGTTCATAACACCGGCGGCCGACCCCGCCTACCACGCGGTCGAGCTCGCGCAGGCGGCGGAGCGGGCGGGGTTGGATCTGGTGACGTTCCAGGATCATCCATACCAGCCGGCCTTCCTCGATACCTGGACGCTGATCTCCTACGCCGCAGCACGCACCACCAGGATCCACCTCAGCGGCAACGTCCTCAACCTGCCCCTCAGACACCCGGTACTGCTCGCCCGCAGCGCCGCGAGCCTGGACCTGCTGAGCGGAGGTCGCATCGAGCTGGGACTCGGAGCGGGTTCGTTCTGGGATGCCATAGAGGCCATGGGCGGTCCCCGGCGCAAGCCGGGCCAGGCAGTCGAGGCGCTGGAGGAGGCCATCGGTATCGTACGCGCGGTCTGGGACACCTCCACGCGCGGCGGGATCTACTTCGAAGGCGAACACTACCGGATAAAGGGCGCCAAGCGCGGTCCGTCTCCCGCGCACGACATCGGGATATGGATCGGGGCCTACGGGCCCAGGATGCTGCGGCTCACCGGGCGCGCGGCGGACGGATGGCTCCCCTCGCTGCCCTACCTGAAAGGCGGGTTCTCCGACCTCGAAGAGATGAACGCGCGCATCGACGAAGGTGCAGCCGCCGCTGGACGCGATCCCTCCGAGGTACGCCGGCTGATCAACCTCGCAGGCAGGTTCACGTCCGGCGGAGGCCGCTCCCCCCTCACCGGGCCACCACGACAGTGGGCCGAAGAGCTGGCACGGCTCACGCTGGATTACGGTATGAGCGGCTTCATCCTGATGGCCGACGACGCCTATTCGATGGAACTCTTCGGCTCCGAAGTGGCCCCGGCCGTACGCGAGATGGTCGCCGCCGGCCGCAAAGGCCGGTAG
- a CDS encoding Glu/Leu/Phe/Val family dehydrogenase, translating to MEIFAELSEHRYEQVVFCHDRQTGLRAIIAIHDTTLGPALGGCRMYPYASEDEALVDVLRLARGMTYKAAASGLNLGGGKSVIIGDPHTDKSEALFRSFGRYIETLGGRYIVAEDVGTSTEDMAHIRVETSHVVGADVTHGGSGDPSPFTALGVLQGMRACAEEVFGSSSLEGLTVAVQGLGHVGYNLCRLLHEEGANLIVTDVEEAAVERAISEFSAKPVEPDEILSVPCDILAPCALGAVINDETLPHLRCRIVAGSANNVLLEPRHGEELAGRGILYAPDYVINAGGLINVADELEGYNRARATQRVKRIYDSMKSIIAISRRDGVPTHVAADTLALERIQAISSIERLHTGHPYGERPRQREVL from the coding sequence ATGGAGATCTTCGCGGAGCTCTCCGAACACCGCTACGAGCAAGTCGTCTTCTGTCACGACAGGCAGACGGGGCTGCGGGCGATCATAGCCATACACGACACGACGCTCGGACCCGCGCTCGGCGGCTGCCGGATGTACCCCTACGCGAGCGAGGACGAGGCGTTGGTGGACGTACTGCGACTAGCCAGGGGGATGACCTACAAAGCCGCCGCGAGCGGCCTCAACCTCGGGGGTGGGAAGTCCGTGATCATCGGTGATCCCCACACCGACAAGTCCGAGGCGCTCTTCCGCTCCTTCGGGCGCTACATCGAGACGCTCGGCGGCCGCTACATCGTCGCAGAGGACGTGGGCACCTCGACCGAGGACATGGCGCACATCCGGGTCGAGACCTCGCACGTGGTCGGCGCGGACGTGACCCACGGCGGCTCGGGCGACCCCTCGCCGTTCACCGCGCTCGGCGTGCTGCAGGGGATGCGCGCCTGCGCCGAGGAGGTCTTCGGATCGTCCTCGCTCGAAGGGCTGACGGTCGCCGTACAGGGCCTCGGGCACGTAGGGTACAACCTCTGCCGGCTGCTGCACGAGGAGGGCGCGAACCTCATCGTCACCGACGTGGAGGAGGCGGCCGTGGAGCGTGCGATCTCCGAGTTCTCCGCCAAGCCGGTGGAGCCGGATGAGATCCTCTCGGTCCCCTGCGACATCCTCGCCCCCTGCGCGCTCGGCGCCGTGATCAACGACGAGACGCTCCCACACCTCCGCTGTCGCATCGTCGCCGGGAGCGCGAACAACGTCCTCCTCGAGCCGCGTCACGGGGAGGAGCTGGCCGGGCGGGGCATCCTCTACGCCCCCGACTACGTCATAAACGCCGGCGGCCTGATAAACGTCGCCGACGAGCTCGAAGGCTACAACCGGGCCCGGGCGACCCAGCGCGTGAAGCGCATCTACGACTCGATGAAGAGCATAATCGCCATCTCCAGGCGCGACGGGGTCCCCACGCACGTGGCCGCCGACACCCTGGCCCTGGAGCGCATCCAGGCGATAAGCTCCATCGAGCGCCTGCACACCGGACACCCCTACGGAGAGAGGCCGCGCCAGCGCGAGGTCCTCTGA
- a CDS encoding bifunctional nuclease family protein: MSADGFTRMSIYGINMDLFSSTPIVILKVENDNRYLPIWIGQDIARAILMKLQNQEFPRPLTHDLTVNLVKELGARMERVTVTKLEDSTFYATITLEIDGRTVEVDSRPSDAIALAVRSGAEIFAADEVIEEAAVVFEESMEETAEEEIVDKFKEWVERVSPEDFREK, translated from the coding sequence GTGAGCGCCGACGGCTTCACCAGGATGTCCATCTACGGCATAAACATGGACCTTTTCAGCTCCACTCCGATCGTCATCCTCAAGGTCGAGAACGACAACCGCTACCTTCCGATCTGGATCGGGCAGGACATAGCCCGCGCAATCCTCATGAAGCTCCAGAACCAGGAGTTCCCGCGTCCGCTCACCCACGACCTGACGGTCAACCTCGTGAAAGAGCTCGGGGCCCGGATGGAGCGCGTCACGGTCACCAAGCTCGAGGACTCGACCTTCTACGCCACGATCACGCTCGAGATCGACGGCCGGACCGTCGAGGTAGACTCCAGGCCTTCGGACGCCATAGCCCTCGCCGTACGCTCGGGGGCCGAGATCTTCGCGGCCGACGAGGTGATAGAGGAGGCGGCCGTGGTCTTCGAGGAGTCGATGGAGGAGACCGCAGAAGAGGAGATCGTGGACAAGTTCAAGGAGTGGGTCGAGCGGGTCTCTCCGGAGGATTTCAGGGAGAAGTAG
- a CDS encoding DUF4386 domain-containing protein, producing the protein MTGWRTRCTNLGQAARSVGSRLSLTSSRRGTDITTHTTITERPNADIPQRKVALIAGLGLLVMAILASLVQFGVLENLIVPADPATTVENITASAGLFRAGIAAFLVVIMLDILLAWAFYILLRTVDSGLALLTAWLRLAFAAIFGYALVNLIDVAQLVSGSEGVALQPAQLQTQVMSSIASFDNGWTGIALAIFGLHLLGLGFLLFRSAYFPRFLGILVIIAGGGYLIDSFGKILIPNYALNIAAFTFVGEVLLIFWLFWRAIKGFPSEAGIPGAHKRRNPAPASPATRR; encoded by the coding sequence GTGACCGGTTGGAGGACACGCTGTACGAACCTGGGCCAAGCCGCCAGGTCGGTTGGCAGCCGCCTGTCGTTGACATCATCAAGGAGAGGAACTGACATTACTACCCACACGACGATCACGGAACGGCCTAATGCCGACATCCCCCAGCGCAAGGTCGCGCTGATCGCGGGACTCGGCTTGCTGGTCATGGCAATACTGGCATCTCTCGTACAGTTTGGTGTGCTCGAGAACCTCATCGTGCCGGCGGATCCGGCAACAACGGTCGAGAACATTACTGCCTCCGCTGGACTTTTCCGGGCGGGCATTGCTGCCTTCTTGGTCGTGATCATGCTGGATATCCTGCTTGCCTGGGCGTTCTACATCCTTCTCAGGACGGTCGATTCCGGCCTCGCACTCCTGACGGCCTGGCTGCGTTTGGCCTTTGCAGCGATATTCGGGTACGCGTTGGTGAACCTCATCGATGTCGCGCAGCTCGTGAGCGGCTCTGAGGGCGTGGCACTCCAACCAGCGCAGTTGCAGACGCAAGTGATGTCCTCTATCGCTTCGTTCGACAACGGTTGGACCGGCATCGCCCTGGCAATCTTCGGCCTCCACCTCCTGGGCCTCGGATTCCTGCTTTTCCGGTCGGCGTACTTTCCGAGGTTCCTCGGCATCCTCGTGATCATCGCCGGAGGTGGATACCTGATCGATTCGTTCGGCAAGATCCTTATCCCCAACTACGCGTTGAACATCGCTGCGTTTACGTTCGTGGGCGAGGTGTTGCTTATATTCTGGTTATTCTGGAGAGCCATCAAGGGCTTCCCATCCGAAGCGGGGATCCCCGGCGCACACAAGAGAAGGAACCCGGCGCCAGCGAGCCCCGCCACACGGAGATAG